The following coding sequences lie in one Chanos chanos chromosome 4, fChaCha1.1, whole genome shotgun sequence genomic window:
- the LOC115810384 gene encoding clathrin heavy chain linker domain-containing protein 1-like, with translation MSWTKHSRFPNRDDISGTRILPPITSLSHKNFLQSIREYIEYEKERLGCPEEGPDEQRFLIFSTVFDKVIDRTSAYKTILITIKKAYDDFISAMKKQECDCMLARRKLKGLIAQPTSLMYNQRRAAQLKERIAVIKTNTAKLQAELKKLDESRGERMPSQQDKSLDNNILRPVGQIPGLTLDDLVNPVALTKHQEYLEHKKANLLRKMRKHYVPVQIKADLDSKLKACLDHMDELTVENDRLQLRCKKLKFMSEAITAWEGSGTDVPLLEFVCSQLRCMAELKAWDADCCWDNTVSFEEDHPGKAKESELLVNYIERFMDLIEGGEYEAAAFHAARSPYGILRNMETMERFKSVTVYEGELPPVLLFFQALMMSVQAGKQLPGEDLSVEAARCALQHNYVELVTHWVTQHRLTFSEALGDVISSHESRDPRVTDTCMALAHIVYMACGVLRKATLSMCKRGLIYGAVEFMYQNKAFTVDDCMFVLKGCPSLALLDALTQDCDGKPAPLSVGFVCHSLVKSDLEDLALQLLEKIHTRGKGSLKKTILEDEMCHAEGWSEIADCCEKRNLPQLAKEIISCLLSQSGAMRLSPGSDSAKLMEHVFM, from the exons ATGTCCTGGACCAAACACTCGAGATTCCCAAACCGTGATGATATAAGTGGAACGAGAATCTTGCCACCAATTACATCTTTGAGTCATAAGAATTTTCTCCAATCCATACGAGAGTACATAGAGTATGAAAAAGAGCGCTTGGGATGTCCGGAAGAGGGACCTGATGAGCAACGTTTTTTAATTTTCAGCACCGTATTTGATAAG GTCATTGACCGTACAAGTGCATACAAGACAATCCTAATTACCATTAAGAAAGCGTATGATGACTTCATTAGTGCTATGAAAAAACAGGAGTGTGATTGCATGCTTGCTCGGAGGAAGCTGAAGGGCTTAATAGCTCAGCCTACCTCACTGATGTACAATCAAAGAAGAGCAGCTCAGCTAAAAGAAAG GATTGCAGTCATCAAGACGAACACTGCTAAATTACAGGCCGAGCTGAAGAAACTTGATGAGTCCAGGGGAGAGAGAATGCCCTCACAACAAGATAAAAGTTTAGACAACAACATACTGAGACCTGTCGGGCAAATACCAG GTCTGACACTTGATGATTTGGTGAATCCAGTGGCACTGACTAAGCACCAGGAGTATCTGGAGCATAAGAAAGCCAATCTactgaggaaaatgaggaaGCATTATGTGCCTGTACAAATTAAAGCAGACCTGGATAGCAAACTGAAAGCTTGCTTAGATCATATGGATGAGCTGACAGTGGAGAATGACAGACTCCAACTTCG ttgcaaaAAGTTGAAATTTATGAGTGAAGCCATCACGGCTTGGGAAGGATCTGGGACGGATGTCCCTCTTTTGGAATTTGTGTGCTCTCAGCTGAGGTGCATGGCTGAGCTGAAAG CATGGGATGCAGACTGCTGCTGGGACAACACTGTGTCATTTGAAGAGGATCATCCTGGTAAAGCTAAAGAATCAGAGCTCTTGGTGAACTATATCGAAAG GTTTATGGACCTCATTGAAGGGGGCGAGTATGAGGCGGCTGCCTTTCATGCGGCTAGATCCCCATATGGAATCCTGAGAAATATGGAGACAATGGAGAGATTTAAAT CCGTCACCGTGTATGAGGGCGAACTGCCTCCGGTGCTGCTGTTCTTCCAGGCCCTCATGATGTCAGTGCAGGCAGGGAAACAGTTGCCGGGGGAGGATCTGTCTGTGGAAGCTGCACGCTGTGCTCTACAGCACAACTATGTGGAGCTGGTGACTCACTGGGTCACCCAGCATAG gTTGACATTCAGTGAAGCTCTGGGAGATGTGATTAGTTCTCATGAGAGCAGAGATCCACGCGTTACTGACACCTGCATGGCTCTAGCGCACATTGTTTACATGGCCTGTGGTGTGCTCAGGAAGGCCACACTGAGCATGTGCAAACGAGGTCTGATCTACGGAGCTGTTGAGTTTATGTACCAGAATAAAGCCTTCACTGTAG ATGACTGTATGTTTGTGCTGAAAGGATGTCCCAGTCTTGCTTTACTGGATGCTTTGACACAGGACTGTGATGGCAAGCCTGCACCCCTGtctgtgggttttgtttgtCACTCCCTCGTGAAGTCAGACCTCGAGGACCTGGCCTTACAGCTACTGGAGAAGATTCACACAAGAGGAAAAG gTTCCCTGAAGAAGACCATTCTGGAGGATGAGATGTGTCATGCAGAAGGCTGGAGTGAGATTGCTGATTGCTGTGAGAAGAGGAACCTGCCGCAGTTGGCAAAGGAGATAATCTCCTGCCTGCTGTCCCAGTCTGGGGCCATGCGCCTCTCCCCTGGCAGCGATAGTGCCAAACTGATGgagcatgtgtttatgtaa